The Bacillus xiapuensis genome window below encodes:
- a CDS encoding L-lactate permease translates to MQYQQQFTPIADNLGLSALIALIPILFFFWALAIKRMKGYKAGLWTLGISLVLSAIAYKMPVSLSLLSASQGAVYGLLPIGWIIITSVFLYKLTVKTGHFDIIRDSVLSITEDRRLQALLVAFSFGAFLEGAAGFGAPVAISAALLVGLGFNPLYAAGLCLIANTAPVAFGAVGIPIIAVEGPTGIPAMEVSKMVGRQLPFLSAFIPFYLVVMMAGFKRALEVLPPILVSGLSFAITQYLSSNFLGPELPDILSALVSLFALAVFLKFWKPKTIFRFKHEEQEAQSGTVAKHSAGAIFKAWSPFLVLTAFISVWGIPVLKSALTGHYEGTNSILKAINYVGSQLTFAPEVPFLHNQIFDGSGEALPAIYKLEILGAAGTAILIAAIVSKFIVKISWKEWFKTLAETTNELKFPIVTIASVVAFAYVTNASGMTTTLGLVVAKTGSWFPFFSPFLGWLGVFITGSDTSANLLFGNLQKVTAESVGMDPLLAVGANSSGGVTGKMISPQSIAVACGAVGLAGKESDLFRFTVKHSFVLVIIVGIITFLQSNVLSWMVP, encoded by the coding sequence ATGCAGTATCAACAACAATTTACTCCCATAGCGGACAACTTAGGGCTTTCTGCGCTCATTGCTCTCATTCCCATTCTATTTTTCTTTTGGGCACTGGCTATTAAACGCATGAAAGGCTACAAAGCCGGTCTCTGGACTTTAGGTATTTCTTTAGTCCTTTCTGCAATCGCTTACAAAATGCCGGTCTCTCTTTCTTTGCTGTCAGCCAGCCAAGGGGCTGTCTACGGCTTGCTCCCGATCGGATGGATCATTATTACATCCGTCTTTCTTTACAAATTAACCGTTAAAACCGGGCATTTTGACATTATTCGTGACTCCGTCCTTTCCATTACAGAAGATCGCCGCCTGCAGGCCCTTCTCGTTGCCTTTTCATTTGGTGCTTTTCTAGAGGGTGCAGCTGGATTTGGAGCACCGGTAGCCATTTCAGCCGCCCTTTTAGTAGGACTCGGCTTTAATCCGCTTTATGCTGCAGGACTTTGCTTGATTGCCAATACGGCTCCTGTCGCCTTCGGAGCGGTTGGAATCCCGATCATTGCAGTGGAAGGTCCAACCGGCATTCCCGCCATGGAAGTATCGAAAATGGTCGGCCGTCAATTGCCATTCTTATCTGCTTTTATTCCTTTTTATTTAGTCGTTATGATGGCGGGATTTAAGCGGGCCCTAGAAGTGCTGCCGCCGATTTTAGTATCCGGTCTATCCTTTGCCATTACACAATATTTAAGCTCTAACTTCCTTGGTCCTGAGCTTCCGGATATTCTATCTGCACTTGTTTCATTATTTGCCTTAGCTGTGTTCTTGAAGTTCTGGAAGCCGAAAACAATTTTTCGTTTTAAACATGAAGAACAAGAGGCACAATCCGGCACTGTGGCTAAGCATTCAGCGGGAGCGATTTTTAAAGCTTGGTCTCCTTTCCTCGTACTGACAGCCTTTATTTCTGTATGGGGAATTCCGGTCTTAAAATCCGCTTTAACCGGACATTATGAAGGAACAAACAGCATTTTGAAAGCGATTAACTACGTTGGATCACAATTGACATTTGCGCCGGAAGTGCCGTTTCTGCACAATCAGATTTTCGACGGCAGCGGGGAAGCACTGCCCGCTATTTATAAACTGGAAATTCTCGGCGCCGCCGGAACAGCTATTTTAATAGCGGCCATAGTTAGTAAATTCATAGTAAAAATTTCTTGGAAAGAATGGTTCAAAACATTGGCCGAGACAACGAATGAATTGAAATTCCCAATCGTGACAATCGCCAGCGTGGTTGCATTTGCTTACGTGACAAATGCTTCCGGTATGACCACCACACTTGGACTTGTAGTCGCCAAAACCGGATCTTGGTTCCCGTTCTTCTCACCATTTCTCGGCTGGCTCGGCGTATTCATCACCGGCTCCGACACATCGGCAAACTTGCTGTTCGGTAACCTGCAAAAAGTCACCGCCGAATCTGTCGGCATGGATCCGCTCCTTGCCGTCGGCGCCAACTCTTCAGGCGGGGTAACAGGAAAAATGATCTCTCCGCAATCCATTGCCGTAGCCTGCGGAGCGGTAGGACTAGCCGGAAAAGAATCCGATCTATTTCGATTTACAGTCAAACACAGCTTTGTACTCGTCATCATCGTCGGTATCATCACCTTCCTCCAATCCAACGTCCTAAGCTGGATGGTACCATAA